Proteins co-encoded in one Acidovorax sp. 69 genomic window:
- a CDS encoding glyoxylate/hydroxypyruvate reductase A has protein sequence MSRNPDRLTLAFLSSQIPMDYLLPAFRAQFPTAELRLGEQLGALDEIDAVVCWYPPEGLLARLPHLQLVQSVGAGIDHISADTTLPPVPVCRIVDTDMAHGMTAFVCWAVIHRQRHMDRYLASAAVRRWEEQPIQPPGQHRVGIAGLGTLGLACAHALLTMGYAVRGWSRSHKADLPEGLEAFHGDAGRANFLAGCDTLICLLPLTEATRGFLDLALMRQLPLGAHLINVGRGAHLVEADLLQALKEGQLGAATLDAFAHEPLPAGHLFWSDPRILITPHIATRTNPATIAQQTAHNLARIRAGHATEVAVDLARGY, from the coding sequence ATGAGCCGAAACCCCGACCGCCTGACCCTGGCTTTCCTGAGCAGCCAGATCCCGATGGACTATCTGCTGCCTGCGTTTCGTGCGCAGTTTCCTACCGCCGAGCTGCGCCTGGGAGAGCAGCTTGGGGCATTGGACGAGATCGACGCCGTGGTGTGCTGGTACCCGCCAGAGGGGTTGCTGGCACGCCTGCCCCACCTGCAGCTGGTGCAGTCGGTGGGCGCAGGCATTGACCACATCAGCGCAGACACCACCCTGCCACCCGTGCCTGTGTGCCGCATCGTCGACACTGACATGGCCCACGGCATGACGGCCTTCGTATGCTGGGCCGTCATCCACCGCCAGCGCCACATGGACCGCTACCTGGCGAGCGCAGCCGTACGGCGATGGGAAGAGCAACCCATACAGCCGCCCGGCCAGCACCGCGTAGGCATCGCCGGACTGGGCACACTGGGTCTGGCCTGCGCGCATGCACTTCTGACCATGGGCTATGCCGTGCGCGGATGGAGCCGCTCGCACAAGGCAGACCTGCCCGAGGGCCTGGAGGCCTTCCATGGCGACGCTGGCCGTGCCAATTTTCTGGCCGGGTGCGACACCCTCATCTGCCTGTTACCACTGACCGAGGCCACGCGCGGCTTCCTGGATCTGGCACTGATGCGGCAGTTGCCACTCGGAGCCCACCTCATCAACGTGGGCCGGGGTGCACACTTGGTAGAGGCAGACCTGCTGCAAGCCCTGAAGGAGGGCCAGTTGGGCGCAGCCACGCTGGATGCCTTCGCGCACGAGCCCCTGCCAGCGGGCCACCTCTTCTGGAGCGACCCACGCATCCTCATCACGCCACACATCGCCACGCGCACCAACCCGGCAACGATTGCACAGCAGACGGCCCACAACCTGGCCCGTATCCGTGCCGGGCATGCCACCGAGGTCGCTGTCGACCTGGCGCGTGGCTACTGA
- a CDS encoding ABC transporter permease: protein MSLPSKNSFWRRYRRNRGAVFGLVVLLLVALLVAFGPLLASHDPWDMVEQPFLQPGQTAGFALGTDTMGRDILSGIVMGARISLLIGVVSTVVSLLIGVTIGALAGYFGRWVDATLMRFTELFQAIPSFALAIVLVAIFEPSVKSIVVAISLVSWPPVARLVRGEFLTLRQRDFVAAAQLAGQSTPRIILTQILPNAASPIVVMASLMVATAILLESSLSFLGLGDPNQMSWGYMVGAARTVLRQAWWMAVFPGVAILLTVLALNLVGEGLNDGLNARLDGRT from the coding sequence ATGAGCCTCCCCTCCAAGAATTCATTCTGGCGCCGCTACCGGCGCAACCGCGGCGCCGTATTCGGTCTGGTCGTGCTGCTGCTTGTGGCACTGCTAGTGGCCTTTGGCCCCCTTCTGGCATCGCACGACCCCTGGGACATGGTAGAGCAGCCGTTCCTGCAACCCGGGCAGACCGCCGGTTTCGCACTGGGCACCGATACCATGGGCCGCGACATCCTCTCGGGCATCGTCATGGGCGCACGCATCTCGCTGCTGATCGGCGTGGTCTCCACCGTGGTCTCGCTGCTCATCGGGGTGACCATCGGTGCTTTGGCGGGCTACTTCGGACGCTGGGTCGATGCCACGCTGATGCGCTTCACCGAGCTGTTTCAGGCCATCCCCAGCTTTGCGCTGGCCATCGTACTGGTGGCGATCTTCGAGCCATCGGTGAAGTCCATCGTGGTGGCCATCTCACTGGTTTCCTGGCCGCCCGTGGCGCGGCTGGTGCGCGGCGAATTCCTCACCCTGCGCCAACGCGACTTCGTGGCAGCAGCGCAATTGGCAGGCCAGAGCACGCCCCGCATCATCCTCACGCAGATCCTGCCCAACGCAGCCTCGCCCATCGTGGTGATGGCCTCGCTGATGGTGGCGACAGCCATCCTGCTCGAATCGAGCCTGAGCTTCCTGGGACTGGGTGACCCCAACCAGATGAGCTGGGGCTACATGGTGGGCGCCGCGCGCACTGTGCTGCGCCAAGCCTGGTGGATGGCCGTATTTCCCGGTGTGGCTATTTTGCTTACGGTACTGGCCCTGAATCTGGTGGGCGAAGGGCTGAACGATGGCCTGAACGCCCGTCTGGACGGGAGAACCTGA
- a CDS encoding aspartate aminotransferase family protein, translated as MNAPTPHTLLAQQDISAHLHPFTNLAVHADVGPLVITRGDGIQVIDEHGRRYIEGMSGLWCSSLGFSHPRLVAAGIKALQTLPYYHTFNHRSNPAVAQLAEKLLALAPVPMGRVFFANSGSEANDSAVKMVWYYHNAIGKPGKKKILARQKAYHGVTVAAASLSGLPTNHRDFDLPIDRISHVDCPHHYRYGLPGESEEAFATRLAVALEQRILAEGPDTVAAFFAEPVMGAGGVIVPPATYFEKIQAVLRKYQVLLVADEVICGFGRTGAMFGSTTFGMQPDILTCAKALSSGYVPISAVMVSPTVHAAIAANSGKIGTFGHGYTYSGHPVACAIALETLRVYEDDHILEHVQALAPGFQARLRAFGERASVGEARGVGLIGALELVANKANRTPFAPDIKAGPRLAQLAQEEGLIVRAMGDTVALCPPLIITDTELGELFARLERAFDRFEATLG; from the coding sequence ATGAACGCCCCTACGCCCCACACCCTTCTGGCCCAGCAAGACATTTCAGCCCACCTTCACCCGTTCACCAACCTGGCCGTGCATGCCGACGTAGGCCCGCTGGTCATCACGCGCGGTGACGGCATCCAGGTCATCGACGAACACGGCCGACGCTATATCGAAGGCATGTCGGGCCTGTGGTGCAGTTCGCTGGGCTTCAGCCACCCACGCCTGGTGGCTGCAGGCATCAAAGCGCTGCAGACGCTGCCTTACTACCACACCTTCAACCACCGCTCGAACCCGGCCGTAGCTCAGCTGGCAGAAAAACTGCTGGCGCTGGCCCCCGTGCCCATGGGCCGCGTGTTCTTTGCCAACTCTGGCTCAGAAGCCAATGACTCGGCCGTGAAAATGGTCTGGTACTACCACAACGCCATTGGCAAACCGGGCAAAAAGAAGATCCTGGCGCGCCAAAAGGCCTATCACGGCGTGACGGTGGCAGCCGCCAGCCTGAGCGGGCTGCCCACCAACCACCGCGACTTCGACCTGCCCATAGACCGCATCTCACATGTCGATTGCCCACACCACTACCGCTATGGTCTGCCCGGCGAAAGCGAGGAGGCCTTTGCCACCCGTCTGGCCGTTGCGCTGGAGCAACGCATCCTGGCCGAAGGCCCCGACACCGTGGCCGCCTTCTTCGCGGAACCCGTGATGGGTGCTGGTGGCGTGATCGTGCCGCCCGCCACCTACTTCGAAAAGATCCAGGCCGTACTGCGCAAGTACCAGGTGCTGCTGGTGGCCGACGAAGTGATCTGTGGCTTTGGCCGTACCGGCGCCATGTTCGGCTCCACCACCTTCGGCATGCAGCCCGACATCCTGACCTGTGCCAAGGCGCTGTCGTCGGGCTACGTGCCTATCTCGGCGGTGATGGTGTCCCCGACGGTCCATGCAGCCATCGCCGCCAACAGCGGCAAGATCGGCACCTTCGGCCATGGCTACACCTACTCAGGCCATCCGGTAGCCTGTGCGATTGCGTTAGAAACCCTGCGGGTCTATGAGGATGACCACATCCTAGAACATGTGCAAGCCCTGGCTCCCGGCTTCCAGGCAAGGCTGCGCGCCTTTGGCGAGCGCGCCAGCGTGGGCGAAGCCCGTGGTGTGGGCCTGATTGGAGCCCTGGAGCTGGTCGCAAACAAGGCCAACCGCACACCCTTTGCTCCCGACATCAAGGCTGGCCCCCGCCTGGCCCAGCTGGCGCAGGAGGAAGGCCTCATCGTGCGCGCCATGGGCGACACGGTGGCGCTGTGCCCTCCGCTGATCATCACCGACACAGAGCTCGGCGAACTATTCGCCCGCCTGGAGCGCGCCTTCGACCGCTTCGAAGCCACGCTGGGTTGA
- a CDS encoding ABC transporter ATP-binding protein, with the protein MSQVLAQTAEPVLDVRGLDIRLPAGGDRLLAVQGASFTLLPGQTLCVVGESGSGKSMIANAIMGLLPRPLVEPVAGQILFDGTDLLQLNESQLRRLRGQRMGMVFQEPMTALNPVMRIGEQLEEVFDAHMRLGAAEKRQRILAALADVGLPEPERLIDSYPFRLSGGQRQRVMIACAMLLEPSLLIADEPTTALDVTTQAQILKLMRDLQRRRGMAMLFITHDFGVVSEIADHVVVMQTGQVVEAGPAQEVLRRPQHPYTRKLIAAIPNGAPRVAQAEPDPVHVLQVQDLCKTYVSGGSLFKRGREVVAADHVSFELRRGQTLGLVGESGSGKSTVGRCIVGLAPFESGRILFRGRNLMSGAALRQQAKGKIQMVFQDPYASLNPRHRIGPTLAAGPIAQGVPKAQAMARALELLQLVGLGPEAADRFPHEFSGGQRQRIGIARALAMEPELLVADEPVSALDVSVQAQVLKLFAEVRERFQLAMVFITHDLRVAGEMCDHIAVMQRGQVVEYGPTAEVLARPQHPYTRTLIDAIPRLAAQPEDAP; encoded by the coding sequence ATGTCCCAGGTACTTGCCCAGACCGCAGAACCCGTACTCGACGTGCGCGGCCTCGATATCCGACTGCCCGCAGGGGGCGACCGCCTTCTGGCGGTGCAGGGTGCCAGCTTCACTCTGCTACCCGGCCAAACGCTGTGCGTAGTGGGGGAGTCCGGCTCAGGCAAGTCCATGATCGCCAACGCCATCATGGGCCTGCTGCCACGCCCCCTGGTCGAACCCGTGGCAGGGCAGATTCTTTTTGACGGAACCGACCTGCTACAGCTGAACGAATCCCAATTGCGCCGCCTGCGTGGCCAGCGCATGGGCATGGTGTTTCAGGAGCCCATGACGGCCCTGAACCCCGTGATGCGCATTGGCGAGCAATTGGAAGAAGTGTTCGACGCCCACATGCGACTGGGCGCGGCCGAAAAACGCCAGCGCATCCTGGCAGCGCTGGCCGACGTGGGCCTGCCCGAGCCTGAGCGCCTGATCGACAGCTACCCGTTTCGCCTCTCGGGTGGTCAGCGCCAACGGGTGATGATCGCCTGCGCCATGCTGCTGGAGCCAAGCCTGCTGATCGCCGACGAACCCACCACAGCACTGGATGTGACCACGCAGGCCCAGATTCTCAAGCTCATGCGCGACCTGCAGCGGCGCCGTGGCATGGCCATGCTGTTCATCACACACGACTTTGGCGTGGTCTCTGAAATCGCCGACCACGTGGTTGTGATGCAAACAGGGCAGGTGGTGGAAGCAGGCCCCGCACAAGAGGTGCTGCGCCGCCCACAGCACCCCTACACCCGCAAACTGATCGCAGCCATTCCAAATGGAGCACCCCGTGTGGCGCAGGCCGAGCCCGACCCCGTGCATGTGCTGCAGGTGCAGGACCTGTGCAAGACCTATGTGAGCGGCGGCAGCCTGTTCAAGCGCGGACGCGAAGTGGTAGCGGCGGACCATGTGAGCTTTGAGCTGCGCCGGGGCCAGACGCTGGGTCTGGTGGGCGAGTCGGGCTCGGGAAAATCCACCGTGGGCCGTTGCATCGTGGGCCTGGCGCCGTTCGAATCAGGCCGCATCCTGTTCCGGGGGCGTAACCTCATGTCAGGTGCTGCGCTGCGCCAGCAGGCCAAGGGCAAGATCCAGATGGTCTTTCAAGACCCATACGCCTCACTCAACCCGCGCCACCGTATTGGTCCCACCCTCGCTGCAGGCCCCATTGCCCAGGGCGTTCCCAAGGCGCAAGCCATGGCGCGCGCACTGGAACTGCTGCAACTGGTGGGCCTGGGGCCCGAGGCCGCTGACCGCTTTCCGCACGAGTTCTCGGGCGGACAACGCCAGCGCATCGGCATTGCCCGCGCACTGGCCATGGAACCGGAGTTGCTGGTGGCCGACGAGCCGGTGTCGGCCCTTGATGTATCGGTGCAGGCCCAGGTGCTCAAGCTCTTTGCCGAGGTGCGCGAGCGCTTTCAGCTGGCCATGGTCTTCATCACCCACGACCTGCGCGTGGCGGGTGAGATGTGCGACCACATCGCCGTCATGCAGCGGGGTCAGGTGGTGGAGTACGGCCCCACAGCCGAGGTGTTGGCACGCCCGCAGCACCCCTACACCCGCACCCTGATCGACGCCATCCCCCGGCTGGCAGCCCAGCCAGAAGACGCCCCATGA
- a CDS encoding ABC transporter permease — MKRLQYMLTRVAQGLLALMLIATVNFLLIRAAPGDPVSVMAGEAGASDAQYVAQLRREFGLDKPLSTQLGTYLGRVATLDLGYSYRQQQPVLKLIAERLPATLLLTGSAFALSLLFGVVLGAMASKRVGSWLDSAITVVALVFYAMPLYWLAMMAVLVFTVQLDWLPGFGFFTVGSDATGLARAWDIAQHLVMPSLTLALFYMAVYARMTRASMLEVAQMEFVKTARAKGVRPGRIQRSHILRNALLPVVTLAGIQAGGMIGGAVLTETVFAWPGIGRLMFDALLQRDYNLLLGCFLVTAAVAVLFNLLTDLVYTLVDPRIELG, encoded by the coding sequence ATGAAACGTCTTCAATACATGCTCACCCGCGTCGCCCAGGGCCTGCTGGCCCTGATGTTGATCGCCACCGTGAACTTCTTGCTCATCCGAGCCGCCCCTGGCGACCCGGTGTCCGTGATGGCTGGCGAGGCGGGCGCATCGGACGCCCAATACGTGGCTCAGTTGCGGCGCGAGTTCGGGTTGGACAAACCTCTGTCTACCCAGCTGGGCACCTACCTGGGCCGGGTGGCTACGCTGGATCTTGGCTACTCGTACCGGCAACAGCAGCCCGTGCTCAAGCTCATTGCAGAGCGGCTGCCTGCCACCCTGTTGCTCACGGGCAGCGCCTTTGCCCTGTCGCTGCTGTTTGGCGTGGTGCTGGGGGCAATGGCCAGCAAGCGGGTGGGCAGTTGGCTGGACAGTGCGATCACCGTGGTGGCACTGGTGTTCTATGCCATGCCGCTGTACTGGCTGGCAATGATGGCGGTGCTGGTGTTCACCGTTCAGCTCGACTGGCTGCCAGGCTTTGGCTTCTTCACCGTGGGCAGTGACGCCACGGGCCTGGCACGCGCCTGGGACATCGCTCAGCACCTGGTCATGCCCTCACTCACGCTCGCGCTTTTTTATATGGCGGTGTATGCGCGCATGACGCGCGCCTCCATGCTCGAAGTAGCACAGATGGAATTCGTGAAGACTGCGCGCGCCAAAGGTGTGCGCCCAGGCCGCATTCAGCGCTCACACATCCTGCGCAACGCGCTGCTGCCAGTGGTCACGTTGGCCGGCATCCAGGCCGGTGGAATGATCGGCGGCGCTGTACTGACCGAAACCGTTTTCGCCTGGCCCGGCATTGGCCGCCTGATGTTCGATGCCCTGCTGCAGCGCGACTACAACCTGCTGCTCGGCTGCTTCCTCGTGACAGCCGCCGTAGCGGTGCTGTTCAACCTGCTCACCGACCTGGTCTACACCCTGGTTGATCCCCGCATCGAACTCGGCTGA
- a CDS encoding ABC transporter substrate-binding protein, which yields MKRRELIQLGASGLGLSIAGVPLSALAQTRKGVINVLVQPEPPGLMLGMVQNGPTQLIAGNIYEGLLRYDEKLNPQPLLATSWTVSPDGMVYTFKLKPNVKWHDGKPFTSADVVFSVDGFLRKTHARLRGNLESLDTVRALDPLTVEFKLKSPFGPFLGLFETGTMPMVPKHVYEGTDFATNPANAAPMGTGPFKFKEWIKGSYIQLVANEAYHMPNLPEVESLYFHVIPDAASRAAAFESGKVDIVPGGAVEFFDVARLSKLPGVQVTTKGWEFFSPHSWLWLNNRKAPMSNVKFRQAVMHAIDREAMAKIAWQGFAKPATGPFNSHIKYYSADVAKYPRDLDKAKKLVAESGYKGETLRLLPLPYGESWQRQAEIVRQNLTQAGIKVELTGTDVAGWNQRLNEWDYDIAFTYVYQYGDPALGVARNYTSTNIAKGSPFNNVEGYSNSRVDALFAAGARATDPESRAKAYLEVQKLLLEEVPVAWLHEINFPTLYRSKVKNPISSGIGLNDSLGRASIG from the coding sequence ATGAAGCGTCGCGAACTGATTCAATTGGGGGCCTCAGGGCTCGGTCTGAGCATTGCGGGCGTTCCACTGAGTGCTCTCGCTCAGACCCGTAAAGGCGTGATCAACGTCCTGGTCCAGCCCGAGCCACCAGGACTGATGCTCGGCATGGTGCAAAACGGTCCCACGCAGCTCATCGCAGGCAACATCTATGAAGGGCTGTTGCGCTACGACGAGAAGCTCAACCCGCAACCACTGCTGGCCACCAGTTGGACTGTGAGCCCTGACGGCATGGTCTACACCTTCAAGCTCAAGCCCAACGTGAAGTGGCATGACGGCAAGCCCTTCACCTCGGCCGACGTGGTGTTCTCGGTCGACGGCTTCCTGCGCAAAACCCACGCGCGGCTGCGCGGCAACCTGGAATCGCTGGACACGGTGCGTGCCCTTGATCCGCTCACCGTGGAGTTCAAGCTCAAATCACCCTTCGGCCCCTTCCTCGGCTTGTTCGAAACCGGCACCATGCCCATGGTTCCCAAGCATGTGTACGAGGGCACAGACTTCGCCACCAACCCGGCCAATGCCGCCCCCATGGGCACAGGCCCATTCAAGTTCAAGGAATGGATCAAAGGCTCGTACATCCAGCTGGTGGCCAATGAGGCCTACCACATGCCCAACCTGCCCGAAGTTGAGAGCCTGTATTTCCATGTGATTCCCGATGCCGCCTCGCGCGCAGCGGCCTTTGAATCCGGCAAGGTCGATATCGTCCCTGGCGGTGCCGTAGAGTTCTTCGACGTGGCACGCCTGTCCAAGCTGCCCGGTGTGCAGGTCACCACCAAGGGCTGGGAGTTCTTTTCGCCGCACTCCTGGCTGTGGCTGAACAACCGCAAGGCGCCCATGAGCAACGTCAAATTCCGCCAGGCGGTGATGCACGCCATCGACCGCGAGGCCATGGCAAAAATTGCCTGGCAGGGCTTTGCAAAGCCAGCCACGGGCCCATTCAACAGCCACATCAAGTACTACAGTGCCGACGTAGCCAAGTACCCACGCGACCTGGACAAGGCGAAGAAGCTGGTGGCCGAATCGGGCTACAAGGGCGAAACCCTGCGCTTGCTACCCCTGCCGTATGGCGAATCCTGGCAGCGTCAGGCCGAAATCGTGCGCCAGAACCTGACCCAGGCTGGCATCAAGGTCGAACTCACCGGCACCGACGTGGCGGGCTGGAACCAGCGCCTGAATGAGTGGGATTACGACATCGCTTTCACCTACGTCTACCAGTATGGCGATCCGGCACTGGGCGTGGCACGCAACTACACCAGCACCAATATTGCCAAGGGCTCGCCCTTCAACAATGTAGAGGGCTACAGCAACAGCCGGGTGGATGCGCTCTTTGCCGCGGGCGCCCGGGCCACCGACCCCGAGTCGCGCGCCAAAGCGTACCTGGAGGTGCAAAAGCTGTTGCTCGAAGAAGTGCCTGTGGCCTGGCTGCACGAGATCAACTTCCCCACGCTTTACCGCAGCAAGGTAAAGAACCCTATCAGTTCGGGCATTGGCCTGAACGACAGCCTGGGCCGCGCCTCGATCGGCTGA
- a CDS encoding DMT family transporter, with protein MADTTAASRQLQRQGMLMFLGALLAFAIYDAFAKHMLAQYPATLMNLTRYAAVCSLALIGLMRHGDWSVWKVWRQPHRKLLLMRSLMLAIVATSFMTALASMPLAEATAIYFTAPLIMVALSPWLLGETVGRVQWVAVLLGFAGMLLIVRPGGSLPLAGTLLMALSAVCYALFQVLTRRLSGLVPGPVQYAYMAAVCLVVTNLPALVVPVEHWPGWDEIAVLLAGGLVSGAAQLLLLAAFQRVSASVLAPMNYLQLLLAVLISTFWFQRPPDGLALAGMGVIGAAGLYLAWPRRLK; from the coding sequence ATGGCTGACACCACCGCCGCCAGTCGCCAGCTACAGCGCCAGGGCATGCTGATGTTCCTGGGCGCCCTGCTGGCCTTTGCCATCTACGACGCCTTTGCCAAACACATGCTGGCCCAATACCCAGCCACGCTGATGAACCTCACGCGCTACGCGGCCGTGTGCAGCCTCGCGCTGATTGGGCTCATGCGCCACGGCGACTGGAGCGTGTGGAAGGTGTGGCGCCAACCGCACCGCAAGCTGCTGCTGATGCGCAGCCTGATGCTGGCCATCGTAGCCACCAGCTTCATGACTGCGCTGGCCAGCATGCCGTTGGCCGAAGCCACCGCCATCTACTTCACCGCGCCGTTGATCATGGTGGCCCTGTCACCGTGGCTTCTGGGCGAAACAGTAGGCCGAGTGCAGTGGGTGGCTGTGCTGCTGGGCTTTGCCGGCATGCTGCTCATCGTGCGCCCCGGCGGCAGCCTGCCACTGGCGGGCACACTGCTGATGGCGCTATCGGCCGTGTGCTACGCACTGTTCCAGGTGCTCACTCGGCGCCTTTCGGGCCTGGTGCCGGGGCCCGTGCAATATGCCTACATGGCCGCCGTATGCCTGGTGGTCACCAACCTGCCGGCACTGGTCGTGCCGGTGGAGCACTGGCCCGGCTGGGACGAAATCGCGGTGCTCCTGGCAGGTGGCTTGGTCAGTGGCGCCGCCCAGCTGCTGCTGCTGGCGGCCTTCCAGCGCGTCTCAGCCTCAGTGCTGGCCCCCATGAACTACCTGCAGTTGCTGCTGGCCGTTCTGATCAGCACCTTCTGGTTCCAGCGCCCACCGGATGGGCTGGCGCTGGCGGGCATGGGCGTGATCGGTGCTGCGGGGCTCTACCTGGCTTGGCCCAGGCGCTTAAAGTAG
- a CDS encoding GntR family transcriptional regulator encodes MTQATPLTPQPAAAPGFASIERPDLVAMVESQLQQAIVEGRLAPGARIVEAELARQMGISRAPVREAARRLESQGLLISRPRHGFAVRALSLKQINDLFEVRIGLEMMATRLACQAASDEQLAQLQARVENMVTQASRLGQAERVALDLGIHLTISELSGNDYLHRLFSNMQTEIRMILAFTEGSYRDPLLIAESHQPVMEAILRRDADAAQAALHHHLIEGQEHVQALFLSAQNPTTSPPQPAPP; translated from the coding sequence ATGACCCAAGCCACACCCCTTACCCCACAGCCCGCGGCTGCACCCGGCTTCGCATCCATCGAACGGCCCGATCTGGTGGCCATGGTGGAGAGCCAGTTGCAACAGGCCATCGTCGAAGGCCGACTCGCCCCAGGTGCCCGCATCGTCGAAGCGGAGCTTGCGCGGCAGATGGGAATCAGCCGCGCACCCGTGCGTGAGGCCGCGCGCCGGCTGGAAAGTCAGGGGCTGCTGATCTCACGACCTCGCCATGGTTTTGCCGTGCGCGCGCTCTCTCTCAAGCAGATCAACGACCTGTTTGAAGTGCGCATTGGCCTGGAGATGATGGCGACACGCCTGGCCTGCCAGGCAGCCAGCGACGAACAACTGGCCCAACTGCAAGCCCGCGTGGAAAACATGGTGACACAGGCGTCGAGGCTTGGTCAGGCTGAACGCGTAGCACTGGACCTGGGCATTCATCTCACCATCAGCGAGCTGTCGGGCAATGACTACCTGCACCGACTGTTCAGCAACATGCAAACCGAAATTCGCATGATCCTGGCCTTTACCGAAGGCAGCTACCGCGACCCGCTCCTGATCGCCGAATCGCACCAGCCTGTGATGGAAGCCATCCTGCGCCGCGATGCCGATGCGGCCCAGGCGGCGTTGCACCACCACCTGATCGAAGGCCAGGAGCATGTGCAAGCCCTGTTCCTTTCTGCACAGAACCCCACCACCTCGCCACCCCAACCGGCTCCACCATGA
- a CDS encoding histone deacetylase family protein → MQAFFCPDQLQHTPQQFMRLGRLMPATDLPSRAESLQATLHAAGVPVHSPPEIARTALEAVHAPHYLDYLETAYERWQNLRRPGVEPGIEVLPNLAPYAGVSLGLERPPCPSPALPAQTGYYLGDLSCPLGPHSWRSILRSAHSAVAAADAVIGGARAAYALCRPSGHHAHRDRASGFCFVNNNACAAARLQQAFGRIAVLDVDAHHGDGTQNIFYSNPNVLTVSTHADPAQYFPFYTGYAHERGAGAGLGCNLNLPLVHGSGNAEFLQALAAAHRAITDFRTEALVLALGFDTYKDDPISVLRLDFDAYRATGQLLRTLGLPVVVVQEGGYLVEAIGPGLAAFLEGLHG, encoded by the coding sequence ATGCAGGCCTTCTTCTGCCCTGACCAATTGCAGCACACACCGCAGCAGTTCATGCGTCTGGGCCGGCTCATGCCGGCCACCGACCTGCCCAGCCGCGCCGAAAGCCTGCAGGCCACCTTGCACGCAGCCGGGGTACCCGTGCACAGCCCACCTGAAATCGCCCGCACAGCCCTGGAGGCGGTGCACGCGCCACACTACCTGGACTACCTGGAGACCGCCTACGAGCGCTGGCAAAACCTGCGCCGCCCGGGTGTGGAGCCCGGCATCGAGGTATTGCCTAACCTCGCCCCCTACGCCGGCGTGTCCCTGGGTCTGGAGCGCCCGCCCTGCCCTTCGCCCGCGCTCCCCGCACAGACGGGCTATTACCTGGGCGACCTCTCGTGCCCGCTGGGGCCGCACAGCTGGCGCTCCATCCTGCGCTCGGCGCACAGTGCCGTGGCCGCGGCCGACGCCGTCATTGGCGGAGCCCGTGCTGCGTATGCGCTGTGCCGTCCCTCGGGCCACCATGCACACCGCGACCGCGCCAGCGGTTTTTGCTTCGTGAACAACAACGCCTGCGCAGCAGCGCGGCTGCAACAGGCTTTCGGCCGCATTGCGGTGCTTGATGTAGATGCCCACCACGGCGACGGCACGCAAAACATCTTCTATAGCAACCCCAATGTACTGACGGTGTCCACCCACGCCGACCCCGCGCAATACTTTCCGTTCTACACAGGCTATGCGCACGAGCGTGGTGCTGGCGCAGGCCTGGGCTGTAACCTGAACCTGCCATTGGTCCACGGCAGCGGCAACGCCGAATTCCTTCAGGCCCTGGCGGCTGCTCACCGAGCGATCACAGACTTCCGCACCGAGGCATTGGTGCTGGCCCTGGGTTTCGACACCTACAAGGACGACCCCATCAGCGTGCTGCGCCTGGATTTCGACGCCTACCGCGCCACAGGCCAGCTATTGCGCACGCTGGGGCTGCCCGTGGTGGTGGTGCAGGAAGGCGGCTACCTGGTCGAAGCCATCGGACCAGGCCTTGCGGCCTTCCTGGAAGGCCTGCATGGCTGA